Genomic window (Equus asinus isolate D_3611 breed Donkey chromosome 8, EquAss-T2T_v2, whole genome shotgun sequence):
taggaagacaaagaaaaagaaagaaagaaagaaagaaagctcagtATGTTACCAgtgttttaaaaagcattttcacATAGATCATCTGGAAGAttagcttttttccttttgtcttgggACTTTGGTTAAATACTATAACACCAATACCCCTGCCACCTCTTGTCCTGAGTCAGATCTGTCTAATTCTGTACTTACTTTTCAGTCTGTGCTAGTActgcagccactagccacatccggtgatttaaattaattaaaactaaataaaattaaaagttcagtcCCTCAgtctcactagccacatttcaggtacTCAATAGGCACATGTGGCTAGTTAGAACAGTGTTGGATAGCGcaaataaagaatatttctaTCACTGTAGAAAGTCCTATTGGACAGTGTTGGTCTAAGTGGaagatttgagaaataaaatgctttctctgaaagTAAAAGTTTGCCCACCCTTGCTACAAGATGTAAATGTTCTTTTCAAAAAGACACATTGTCTTAGTCCCTcagggttgctataacaaaaataccatagactgggcggcttataaacaacaaacattgatgtctcacagttgtggaggcagGGACGTCCAAGATCAGGGCACCAGATTCCATGTCTGCTAAGGACTTTCTGGTTCATACCGATCCATACAGCTGgcttttctctgtgtcctcacatggcaaagGGCACTAATCCCTCTGAGGGCTCATCCCATGAAGGTCAACCCACTCacgatctaatcacctcccaaaggccccacctcctaataccacaCCCTTAACTTTGGGGGTTAAGATTTTCTCATAGGCATTTGAGGTGGGGTgccacacaaacattcagaccaaagCAGacatataaaatgttatttagatCGAGGCTCACAGTCACCTCCTTAGCCAGCTTCTTTGGACTCAAGATGATAAAAACGATACAGTGTACTGCAGAGGACTTTCTCTTTCTTACCTCTACCGTATCCTGTCCTCTCTGCTTTGAAATACATTGAAACCGACCTAAGATTGCCTTTTTGAGAGTCTTCATCTCTTGAATTCGAAGCACTATCTATgtctctcctcccctttcctctgcCCTGTCCCTTTCTGCATACAACTAGGATCTTGGTCAGTATGAGACATTGGGGTTTCACTTCCAGGCACCGTCAATTCGGAGATGGTTCAGAATACAAGTTCTTTCCCCTGGTGGCCAGTTGGGTGCGATGTGAAATAAGGGTAATGACATTTCCTAAGGAATACAAATCAGCCTAACATAAAAATTAGTTGATATTCAAGAATTACAACAGGCTTAGAAAAAGTAAACATCAAGTTGGTGCTAAGGCCCCCCCGTACAGTATTTTAtgattcttcctttttaaggaatTTAACTGTCCCTCTGTAATTCTATCTATACCAAATTTGCTTTACTTTTAACTTCCTTCCAAAGGAACCAATTTTGAATTGAAAACTAATGAGTATTGAGTTGAAAATGTCAGTGCAAGCCTTTTCctaggaaaatattttgctaaaaggttttttgttttgttttgttttgttttttcccatctctctctctctttggggaCTGTGTCGTGCCAGGTTGAAAGAGTGGAGATTTCCATAAGACATGGATAGATGCAAACATGTAGGGCGGTTGCGGCTCGCCCAGGACCACTCCATCCTGAACCCTCAGAAGTGGTGCTGCAGGGAGTGCACCACCACCGAGTCCGTGTGGGCTTGTCTCAAGTGCTCCCACGTGGCCTGCGGCCGGTACATTGAGGATCACGCCCTTAAACACTTTGAGGAGACTGGACACCCCCTTGCCATGGAGGTCTGGGATCTCTACGTGTTCTGTTACCTGTGCAAGGACTATGTGCTCAATGATAACCCGGAGGGGGACCTGAAGCTGCTGAGAAGCTCCCTCTTGGCCGTCAGGGGCCAGAAGCAGGACCTGCCGGTGAGGCGCGGGCGGATGCTGCGGTCCATGGCCGCGGGCGAGGACGCCATCCCGCTGCAGCATGCCCCTCAGGGACAGCCGCAGATGCTCACGGCTCTGTGGTACCGGCGCCAGCGCCTGCTGGCCAAGACGCTGCGGCTCTGGTTCGAGAAGAGCTCCCGGGGCCAGGCGAAGCTGGAGCAGCGGCGGCAGGAGGAGGCGCTGGAGCGCAAGAAGGAGGAGGCGCGGCAGCGGCGGCGCGAGGTGAAGCGGAGGCTGCTGGAGGAGCTGGCCAGCGCCCCTCCGCGCAAGAGCGCGCGCCTGCTGCTGCACGCGCCCCGGGCcgcggccccgcgccccgcctcgCCGCGCGCGCCCGCCGGGGGCCGCCTCCAGCCGCGCCGCGCCCCCGCCATGGCGCCCGGCGTCACGGGCCTGCGCAACTTGGGCAACACCTGCTACATGAACTCCATCCTCCAGGTGCTCAGCCACCTCCAAAAGTTCCGAGAGTGTTTTCTGAACCTCGACCCTTCCAAAACGGAACACCTGTTTCCCAAAACCAACGGGAAGGCTCCACTGTCGGGCAGGCCGGCCAGCAGCTCGGCCACTGAGCTGTCTGCGAGGAGCGACAGGGCTGAGTCGGGCGAGCGGGAGGGCCTCTGCTTGAACGGCGGGGCCTCCATCAGCCGGAGCCTAGAACTCATCCAGAACAAGGAGCCGAGCTCGAAGCACATTTCCCTCTGTCACGAACTGCACACCCTCTTCCGAGTCATGTGGTCTGGCAAGTGGGCCCTGGTGTCACCCTTCGCCATGCTTCACTCAGTGTGGAGCCTGATCCCTGCCTTCCGCGGCTACGACCAGCAGGACGCGCAGGAATTTCTCTGCGAGCTGTTGCACAAAGTGCAGCAGGAACTCGAGTCCGAGGGCACCACGCACCGGATCCTCATCCCCTTCTCCCAGAGGAAGCTCACCAAACAGGTCTTAAAGGTGGTGAATACCATATTTCACGGGCAGCTACTTAGTCAGGTAGGTGTGTGCCCACCCTAACCCCCACTCTGCCCATCACCTGGAGGGAGGCTTATATGTTCGAGTTTGGGCTTCCTGTGAGTGCCTCCCTTGGTTGTTGGGCTCACCAGGGTACCTAACATTTGCTGACATTATGCAGAGTAATTGAAGGTGGCCATTGTACCTTTCATTGTAGTAATCTTTGTGATGGCCTTTTTGGTGAACTTGCCTTCTGTCTCTTTCTGGGCAGATTTTTAGTTTCACTTGCCATATCACTTCATTTTCAGTGACTGTCTTTACCTTTAATGCCAATATGGCTAATACAATATTCTCATTGTTATATTTAAGTACCGATTGTTGGCATACCATCCTTTGATCAGTTTTGGGAAATTGAAGTTTGCCCGTAACCCTGGTTCCATGGTAGTTTGAAAGAGTATTCTTCCCGTGCATTCTTTACGTACACGGAAGGGAGGTGGCTAGGAGGATGCCAAAGGCCTAACCaagcctccctcctgctccccatcACCTTTTATTTCCTGAGTCTTTAGCCATGTAGGGATGTAAGCAAAGTCTTATAAACAAGGCTTTGTGAGAATATGCAGAAAGAATTTTTAGAGTTAAAAAGGCAGGCAACTTAAGAGACTCTCTATCCTATGCTGAGGTTTAGGTTTTGTGTCTTGgtatttagttttaaaagaatgatGAGTAGGATGGGAAGAGAAAGTTTACGCTTTTTTTTAGCATGTGAAAGGGGAGTATTTATGGGTACTTCCTCTACTCCCTGAGGGTCCATAGGAAGAGAGGAGCATCTGGGAAGATTATAATGGGAGAGGAGGTCTAATCTCAAGGTACTTTGAGGCTCTGCGAACCCAGGGATCTGTGTAGGATGCCCAAGAAACAAAGTCAAAAAGAGGCAAGTTGGACTGGATGGAAGGAGCAAAGTCTGGAGGAGGATGGAGTGTGAGGATGAGAGAAGCAGACAGGAATGTGCAAATTGTCCATTTCAGACAGATTCCATGATAACTTGCAGTCTGTACTCCTGCAGTATTGAATGGTATTGCATGCttagggagaaagggagaggtaCTAATCTTTGTGCTGCATGTTTTTCCAATTCCAGCTAGCATCACAATTCAAAATACATGCCAGAAGTAATATGCTCTAATTCTCTTAAAgttctgtttattattttaatattacaataaagttttttttaaattcttcttctccccaaagctccccagtacatagttgtatattctagttgtaggtccttctggttgtgctatgtgggaagctgcctcagagtagcttgatgagtggtgctaggtctgtgcccaggatctgaaccggtgaaagcctcggccatcaaagcagagcgtgcaaacttaacgaaacagccatggggctgaccccaatAAACTTCTTTTGAAAACTGTACACTTAGTTTTGGTCTGTCTTGTATAAAGTGAGCAAACAGGTATGTGGTAAGCATGGAAGTTATATAACCTGTTAAATCAATCTTTTCATTCTAGGTCACATGTATATCATGCAATTACAAATCCAATACCATTGAGCCCTTTTGGGATCTGTCCCTGGAATTCCCTGAACGCTATCACTGCATAGAAAAGGGGTTTATCCCTTTGAATCAGACAGAGTGCCTGCTCACTGAGATGCTGGCCAAGTTCACAGAAACAGAGGCCCTGGAAGGGAGAATCTACGCTTGTGACCAGTGTAACAGTGAgtgctgggggtgaggggatTGGCGGTGGCCAACTGGAATATCAGTTTAAGGTGATTCTTTTGCCCCTTTCGTCAAAAGTAATACTGATAATATTGAGTGGTTCTAAagcatattttaaagatttttttctctcattttactgAAAACAAGCATATggacattatatattaaaaaacaaaacagaacctaATAGTTGTGCCTCCTTTGACTCCTGCTGTGACTGACATTAGTTGTTATCTTGGGAAGCGTTTGAAAGTGTGGATCCTGAAATGGGGTCTCTAAGAATGTGAGTACTTAGCTTCATAGTGCTACAGGGTCCTGCTAAAAACTCATTAATATAGAGTCTCACAGTTTTTATTTAATCTAAATTCAGGTAGCATAGCCTGTTTGAGCTATGGTATCAGAAAAGTGTACTTTTGTACTGAATTTGTGGATTTACATATGTCAGCAGTGATGCTAAGGATCCgtaaaatgagaacagaaagCAAGTTATAAGGTCCATTGCTCCACAGCAGCTTCACAGTTACTTtctgcatttgtttgtttcttcacaTTCCTGAAATGTTCGAATCTCGGAAGGGGTCATAAGGAAGTATTTCTCTATCATGGCGTTAATTTTATAGTGGAACTTGCATGTGGTTACGTGGGCATCTTGCCCCACTAACACTTAATGCTTTTGCTAACCGAGCACATAgagaggaaatgcagaagaaatacTTGGAAGCTCATGTTTGGGTTTTTTGGCATATAAAAATTTGGAAACTAAAATTAATGGATTGTTCAGAGATCTAGAACTCAATTTGCAGCCATATAGTAGTTTTGACTAAAAGTTTTGggaataaaaccaaaaatatattAATCTTCTTAATATAATtgcatatgtttttttaaaatagtaaattgtAGTAAACTTCTCTCTGAAGAATCAGGACAAAAATGAAAAGCGATACTTGCTatcattttgccattttaaaacaaaatttgaaatgcTGTAGTTGGTTAACTGTAGACTCCCCACTCCTGTTCCACATTGATATAAAGGCAGTGACTTAAATTCTAAGAGCAGGATCTGTTTAAATAGTGGTTCATAAAGCTTTTTACTTGTAAGGAACAGAAGTATGTTAACCGTTTTAACTCCATCACTTTCAGACATGATAGATTAGGcaagaaatacttttatttatttttgcaagaaAGGATTGTTTTTCTGGTTGCCAAAGGTGCCAGTTTATCAGGATTTCTCTAGGCAAGTTCAAAGAATACAGGGAAGGAAGGCTATGGGGAAGGGATGAAATGCATTGATTGCTGCCCACCTCTCTGTGTGGCTAGCTCAGTCAAATGGAAACAGAACTGATCAATCTCCATCGAAtcagtaatttctttttctttgtgaatttcaTTTTAGGGAAACAAAGCCAGATTCTATATTGTCTTCATCTTAGCTCACATACTCCCCCTGCTGAGCGTGGCAGTCACTGCCAGGGTTTCCAAGCAGAGCTGCAGTAATTTTCAGAAATCTGCTGGTGAATAGGAGTGTAAAATAAGGCCAGGGCCCTCTTTGAATTCTCCTTCTGTTCAGGCCCCCACATATCATCACTGCCAGCCCTAGCAAAAGCTATGGCACACTCATTCTGGGGCAATCTATTATAAAAAGCAATAGCTCCACATGCAGTTGTCACAGAAAGCTCCATGATATGTCATCTGGCTGTGATTTGCTACCTTTCACAAGTGGTACAGACAGGACTTGGAGTCAGATGCCAAGCTCTTCAGACACAGACCACGATATCAACAGTTCAAAGACAATTAGCAGGCACCACAGTGGACCACTAACTAATTTTATATTCCCATCCATTCACTGATTTAATTAATATAATAACAGAGCAGTCATCAGTAAATGGTTATAGAGAAAGCTTCTGATGGAAATTAAAAGAActttatttccattgtttatttgcTGTAATTTAGAAATGCATTTCCTGCACAATTCAGTAGCTTTAGAACCAAAATTGGGAGTCTGAGTACGGGTTCTGCTTTGCACTGGGTAAGTCTGGCCAGCCTTTCAACCTTGTCCTGCATGTCCAGCAGTCTGCTTTTATCCAAGAAACATGTTTCAAAAACatgtttcataaaaatataaaaccagcaaagtttcttttctgaatatttatgTGCCTGAAAATCAGGCtgaaaaaaaatatgttgaaatacTTTGTCCTTTGGTAATCGTatgtctcttcctttttcctaaaCCTGAAATATATGCATTAGTCCCCacttgagaagagaggaaactgaggttcagagtttTGAATAACTTATGTAATGGCATAAATAGCTGTACGCAGGAAATAGAATTTGGCCTCTCTGATGAAAACAAAAAGCTTTTTAAGTTATATTATGCTGCATCATCATTTAAGTGATAAGCTCATATATAAAGGCATAGAACCCTAACATATGCATCTATGTGCATGTGGTTGCTGTGACCTTCATTATATTCCATTGATAAATCCATGACATCAGGAGCATACCATCCTAAACCCATACCAGTTTTGGAAACTGCTGATGGCAAAAGTTTGAAAGTGGATGTATTAGGATTAAGTTTGTTTGCTTATAAGTCAACTCAAATAACGGTGACTTAAAACGAGATAGAactcttttctttatataaaagaaGTTTGAAGGACATTCAGGGCGGGCATGGTG
Coding sequences:
- the USP49 gene encoding ubiquitin carboxyl-terminal hydrolase 49, coding for MDRCKHVGRLRLAQDHSILNPQKWCCRECTTTESVWACLKCSHVACGRYIEDHALKHFEETGHPLAMEVWDLYVFCYLCKDYVLNDNPEGDLKLLRSSLLAVRGQKQDLPVRRGRMLRSMAAGEDAIPLQHAPQGQPQMLTALWYRRQRLLAKTLRLWFEKSSRGQAKLEQRRQEEALERKKEEARQRRREVKRRLLEELASAPPRKSARLLLHAPRAAAPRPASPRAPAGGRLQPRRAPAMAPGVTGLRNLGNTCYMNSILQVLSHLQKFRECFLNLDPSKTEHLFPKTNGKAPLSGRPASSSATELSARSDRAESGEREGLCLNGGASISRSLELIQNKEPSSKHISLCHELHTLFRVMWSGKWALVSPFAMLHSVWSLIPAFRGYDQQDAQEFLCELLHKVQQELESEGTTHRILIPFSQRKLTKQVLKVVNTIFHGQLLSQVTCISCNYKSNTIEPFWDLSLEFPERYHCIEKGFIPLNQTECLLTEMLAKFTETEALEGRIYACDQCNSKRRKSNPKPLVLSEARKQLMIYRLPQVLRLHLKRFRWSGRNHREKIGVHVVFDQVLTMEPYCCRDMLSSLDKETFAYDLSAVVMHHGKGFGSGHYTAYCYNTEGGFWVHCNDSKLNVCSVEEVCKTQAYILFYTQRTVQGNARISETQLQAQVQSSNNDEGRPRTFP